A section of the Arcobacter roscoffensis genome encodes:
- a CDS encoding GMC family oxidoreductase, whose protein sequence is MIYDVCVIGSGAGAGPIIYELSKAGFKVCVLEKGDIYKRKDFSKDEIATVRRDIYTPSLNEEYHTIEENIDGKWTKFPTYESGWSFWNGNILGGSSNFMSGFFYRLKPNDFKLKTVYGRQKGSNIEDWPIPYEELEPFYDKVEKIVGVSGEVSDYEHQEPRSSKEFPFKPLLEHPIVKHIDKASKQLGFSIVKTPRAILSKDNKHRKSCYYSNYCGSYACSSGAKGSSRESLILPALKTNNVKIIANAFVYKLNTNEDKKIVSVNYYTKDKKSKEIKAKLFVVAAQAVETSRLLLNSKTKEFPNGVANNSSNVGKNFLSTAGGIVSGTFDETNMNLKELLKPGLFVNRAIKDFYFTDEFKGGMIELVFDHANPIKRANSLKWDGSKLLIGEALQNKIYEKFTKTRTLNMEIFVDWTANDNSFISVDEKYKDKYGVPVANIRIGAFKEDIKVSKFLEKKAIALFKQMNAKDINSNISELPAQNLLAGGCRFGDNPKTSVLNKHCQAHEVKNLFVSDASFMPTGGSVPYTFTIYANSFRVAEYIKKHYDKIIS, encoded by the coding sequence ATGATTTATGATGTATGTGTTATAGGAAGTGGCGCAGGTGCTGGACCTATAATTTATGAGTTAAGTAAAGCAGGTTTTAAAGTATGTGTTTTAGAAAAAGGTGATATTTACAAAAGAAAAGATTTTTCAAAAGATGAAATAGCAACTGTAAGAAGAGATATTTATACACCAAGTTTAAATGAAGAATACCATACTATAGAAGAGAATATAGATGGAAAATGGACTAAATTTCCTACCTATGAATCAGGTTGGAGTTTTTGGAATGGAAATATTTTAGGGGGATCATCAAACTTTATGAGTGGTTTTTTCTATAGACTTAAACCCAATGATTTTAAATTAAAAACTGTTTATGGAAGGCAAAAAGGTTCAAACATAGAAGATTGGCCTATTCCATATGAGGAACTTGAACCTTTTTATGATAAGGTTGAGAAAATAGTAGGAGTTTCAGGTGAGGTTAGTGACTATGAACATCAAGAGCCTAGAAGTTCAAAAGAGTTTCCTTTTAAGCCTCTACTTGAACATCCTATTGTAAAGCATATAGATAAAGCTTCAAAACAATTGGGTTTTTCAATTGTAAAAACTCCAAGAGCAATACTTAGTAAGGATAATAAACATAGAAAAAGCTGTTATTACTCTAATTATTGTGGTTCATATGCTTGTTCTAGTGGAGCAAAGGGAAGTAGTAGAGAATCTTTAATACTTCCTGCTTTAAAAACAAACAATGTAAAGATAATAGCAAATGCTTTTGTATATAAACTAAATACAAATGAAGATAAAAAAATAGTATCAGTAAATTACTACACTAAAGATAAGAAAAGCAAAGAAATAAAAGCAAAACTTTTTGTAGTTGCTGCTCAAGCTGTTGAGACTTCAAGACTTTTATTAAACTCAAAGACAAAAGAGTTTCCAAACGGAGTAGCAAATAATAGTTCAAATGTAGGTAAAAACTTTTTATCCACAGCAGGTGGAATTGTAAGTGGAACTTTTGATGAAACAAATATGAACTTAAAAGAACTCTTAAAACCAGGACTTTTTGTAAATAGAGCTATAAAAGATTTTTACTTTACAGATGAGTTTAAAGGTGGAATGATTGAGTTAGTATTTGATCATGCAAATCCTATAAAAAGAGCAAATAGTTTAAAGTGGGATGGCTCAAAACTTTTAATAGGTGAGGCTTTACAAAATAAAATCTATGAAAAGTTTACTAAAACTAGAACATTAAATATGGAGATATTTGTAGACTGGACAGCAAATGACAATAGTTTTATAAGTGTTGATGAAAAATATAAAGATAAATATGGAGTTCCTGTTGCAAATATTAGAATAGGTGCATTTAAAGAGGATATAAAAGTATCAAAATTTTTAGAGAAAAAAGCCATAGCTTTATTTAAACAAATGAATGCAAAAGACATAAACTCAAATATCTCAGAACTCCCTGCACAAAATCTATTGGCTGGAGGTTGTAGATTTGGAGATAATCCAAAAACATCTGTCTTAAATAAGCATTGCCAAGCCCATGAAGTAAAAAATCTTTTTGTAAGTGATGCTAGTTTTATGCCCACAGGTGGAAGTGTACCTTATACTTTTACTATATATGCAAACTCTTTCAGGGTCGCAGAATATATTAAAAAACATTATGATAAAATAATATCATAA